The following nucleotide sequence is from Vicia villosa cultivar HV-30 ecotype Madison, WI unplaced genomic scaffold, Vvil1.0 ctg.003716F_1_1, whole genome shotgun sequence.
CATAAGTGATTAAAGATATATGTTGGAAGGTTGATTTTATCATGGTTGACTAGGAACCAAATGAAGTGTTTGTAATCCCAagagatttgattattactaccTTCTCTTGAAATTAAACACCTGATCAAAATTCTGAGCAAAACTTTGAACTCATTCTTTATTTTGCTAAAATCAGTTCGGCAGAGAAATATAGTTTCCTTCATCATACTGGATTCTGAGTTGTTGACTTTTGTGTTCACAACATACCTACCAACATTTTCCATGCCTAGAAGTTTAGAAATATGATTTAGAGTGATGGTCACATCAACTCCCATCAATGCATAATTGATTCCCACCTCTTTGAACTCAGGAAAACCCGTTTCATCCCTAGACTTACCTTTGAGTTCTCTATTATTAGTAACCTTATGAATTTCTTCAATAGTAGCTACATCTCCATCATAAATCTCAGCCCTTACCCAGGAATCTTTAACCAAGTAGGGAAAGGTTGCCCCATTCAACATATAAAAGTACTCCATCCATCCTTGAAATTTGAAGAAATGTTGCAACTGATACCCATTCACCCTTAACGATTCAAAATCATTAATATGCTCAATAACTGGCTTCGAATCTTTGAGAAAAAACTTTGTGGTTTCTGGTTTGACATGAAAGCTTTTTCCAAATTCAACGATCATAGAAGCTTGATGAGAGGAAGATGTTAAAGCCATTGTAATTGGAGTCAGGGTTTCTAAAAATGGTATATAGGAAAAGGGGTTTTTCTGAGGAGGTTCTGAAGATGAAAGTGTGGGTTGAGAAGTGTGAGAGTGTGCAAAATGCTGATCAGTGAGTGTTTTTGAGTGAAAATCAATTTTGTTTTAAGTGAAACTTAATGACTAAGGAGGCGGGAAGTACATGTTTCAAGAGATATTCATTATAACATGATGGTTTTTACTCAACAACTACAAACCACGCGTCAGACCTATTAAGCCACATTAGCTTGAAGCAACTCAATTAATTTTTcactccaatggtgcaactctgAAGAACTCAtattgggtcccacaactttactttataaatgaatattttattcatattaaattttataatataaaaaaagtatGGAGCAGCTGgagttaaaattttataatataaaaaaaaataagaacgTTGCATGAACGTTGCATGTTATTCAAACGATGACCAGCTGGAGTTATATGGAGCAGAAAAAGTATGTTGCCAGCTGGGCAACCAAGTGACAAACTTGTGAAAAACGGTCCGCTGGAGCTGCTCTTAGTTCTcttattgatataaaaatatcaGGTTTAGCAATTATTAagcaaaacagaaaaaaaaaacataccttTGCATAAATTTTGACAGACAATTGATATGTTTTCTCTTTAGCTCAGTTTACTTGAGTCTAGAGACCATTTTGTTCCAGCAATATTCTTTTGAATAAGTTCGGATCACAGTTCTCACAAATTATAAGAATCACCAAAATCTCCTTTTTCTGGATGATTTTCAAAAGTTGGATAAATTTTGAAGCATCTGTTTGTGGACTCTTAGCTTCAATAGTTCTAGTAATAGTCATCCACCGTTTTTGGTTCCATCCAAATTCCACATTTTCTTCCTCTTTTAGAGTTAGATTTGGTACACATGTTTTTCTTCTGTCATATATGTTCATATGTTGCAACCATTCAGGGCCCCTTTAGTGCGTAGGATAAGAGACAGGATAGGATatctgtatcatatcctatctcaatCCAGTGTTTGATGACACAGCAGAATAtgataagttaatcctgaaaTTTATCCTATCCTGCCTCACTAGTATAAATTCTTATCCTGAATATGAGCTGGGTTAGAATCCGGCATGATaggataagaaaataatttacgccaataatatttattttaaaataaaaaaattaaatataataaaactaaataaagattaatatgatattaaattaaaaaatattaaaaaataacttttaaaaaatatgtatgatatataacggtaatataaaaaattaaaacctaataaattgaaatatttaaaaataaaataattattaaaattttaaaaaatgaatactaattttatttttaatatatatgaggagggttatatttactccaggagtaagttgatataacttactccacatcttagaccattaattcttttcaatctaatggttaaaaataataagtaattaaatgtggagagagaaaactattacttattatttttaaccattagattgaaaagaacaatatatatatatatatatatatatatatatatatatatatatatatatatatataatagaatttatgatatttttttaagaaaaattaaaattgtttacTCGGTCGTGTTAATGagcgttttttttaaattatataaaaattattaatttttttattaatttaaaaatttaaaagtattttacaAAACAATATGAATGAAATGTAGTTGTTTTacaaggatatatatatatatatatatatatatatatatatatatatagtatcatATTTGGTATCATGAGTGAACCAAACACATGATAGGATAAGTCTTATCATTTATATATCATATCATATCCTTATCCAGCTTTATATCCTATCATGTCTCTATCCTATCGTGCGCACCAAACGGGCCCTCAGTATCTAGGTATCATGACTCCTGTTTTTCTTCTCATAtttgtttcaaaaataatttCATATTTGGGTACCCATAATTTGATGGGTCTTCTGGGGTTAGTTATGAAAGGTCTCTTCTGACCTGTTACCTTAGCCTTCATCTAGTAAGGAATCATTCAAGACTTTTGATTTAATAGATTTATGTATtgaatttcttttatcctttGATTATGAATCTCTAAGAACCTTAGACTCTAATATCTTAGGTTCAGTTTTTCTCAAAGCTTTATACTTTTGAACCAATGGATTTGGTTTCTTCAGAACCTTGGACTTTGATGTCTTTGGTTTCTTCAGAACCTTAGAATTTGATTCTAAATGATTCAGAACCTCTACTTTATCACCAGCAGGTACAAAGTATGAGTAAATCCCTTTTCTGATCAAAtcttaaagaagaagaagaagaagaagaggaagaagtttCTTCTTGTTTGTTCCAGGATCTAAACCTAGGAACAAAATGTTTTCCATAATAGCCAAGACCTTCTCCTCTACTTTTATCAGCACTGTAAATCATAGAAGTTATTTATATCCTATTAAAGTCAGAAATGTCAAACTCCTGAAGAGCCATTTCATACTTATCGAGAGGTTTGTCAGACATGTCATTAATTAAAGAAGTAAGGTATCTTTctaattcaaaaaatttatttttattaaagtcTAATTCATCTTTTAAGAGATCATACCGCTTTCTCATAATTTTCACATGTCTGGCTTTAACTTGACAACAACCAATAAGATCTTTAGGAAAAGTAATTTAATCTGAATGAAATAAATTAGCAAAtacctcatcttcttcttcaaattcagAACCAGAATCTGAGTTACATTCTATATGAGCCATCAACGCTAAATTGGCTTTTTCTTCATTattgtcagaatcttcttcctctCCAAGTTCATCCCTCGTTTTCATGAGATTTTTCTTGTAATTTTTTATGAAGTTATCCTTCTAATAACTATATTTCTTTGCGTTTTCCTTGTGTAACTATTAACAGTCAGCAATGAAATTATCAGGCTTCTTGCAGTTAAAGCATCCTTTCTGATCATCTTTATTATCTTTGGAAGAAGTTCCACTAAAGCCACTACCTCTGACAAAGACTCatttgttcttgttttttagaTACTGAAATCTTTTGATAAGAAATGCCATTTCCTTATTATATGTTCCAACTTTAGAACCTACTTTAGAAGCAACTTCTTCAAATTCACAGACTTTGGAGGATTTGGCAGATTTATCAACAGATTTTAAAGCAAGATATCTTTACTTATTTGGTGGTTCATCTCCAATAATCTCCATACTTATTTTCTGGTTCATCTCCAATaaacttcatcttttttttcGTCATCCTTGCTCCTCCTCATTAGGCACCACAAAATTTTTAAACAATAGTTTCATACTCTAACACCGAGGTTGGTTCTTGGGCTCAAACATTATGAATCTTCAAATCATGGATGAGGTCTCCTTGATTTGGGAAGGGGGTACTTCCTCTCTAAGGTTGGAAAATATATGTTTTGAGGGATGAAGATGATGCATTTATACTATCTTGTTTTGGGTGTATGTTCCTCCACAATCTCATTGGCCACACTATGTCATTGATTTTGGTTTATGGTGGCAACACTAGCTATAAAGTCATTTTCGTTGAAAGTTTGCCATTagatccaaaacaaaaataattgtgGAAACCGTTAAGTTCGTTTCCTAGAGTTGAGGCCAATGATCCAGTCAGACCTTAGGATATTTTGTGTTGTTGAACATGACGATGTGTTGGTTGAGTAACATTGATCTACAACTCCCAATTATCTAGAATGCCTACAAACACTTAAGTGATCAAGTCAATGAAGGAAGTTAGTGTAAGGTTTAAGATTAAAAATTGTATGTATATAAGCCACGGGCCTGATAAAAATGAACTTTGAGATACAAAAACATTCTCAAGACAATTGTCTCTTTAGACAAGTATATAGACACGTATAGAGAAATTCTGTAAGTCTTTTCATCTTAAAGTTAATATTGATCGTCGACCTTTATCCATTATGGATGTCTATTCACCGATCCACTTAATTGTAATCACTTGGGGTGACCATGTCCAATACAATCTAAGTTTTAGCCAAGTCCAAaacattatatataattttttttattttaatttttcaatcaTAATTATACTTTTCTTAATTACGTTTATTGtaatttagggttaatagtaattcacccctgtaatgttagtgaattttgcttttccccctacCTACCTTTTAGCAacggtattttaaaaaaaaatcgttGTCAAAACCTGTCTTTGGCAACAGTGGAGGGTAAACCGAAACACACTCATATTATAGAGGATTAAccctttaatttataataatcacactcatcattaAATTTACTATTCAATTGAaactttaatttataataatcacactcatcattaAATTTACTATTCAATTGAAACGCGTACACAATCTAAAATCTGTCAATACATGGGTAAAGAATGAAACAATCCATCAACATTTTTTCATAAAGTCCAAAATATTACAAAAACAAATGGCTTACAATAATGAAAGTTCATCTAACAAATCCAAGAAATAAATAATGCTCGTGACACAATGACCCTTAAAAATTAACATCACATGTGGTGGGTTCAAATGCATTCAAGAGCTTAGTCCCATTTGAACCAAAAGGAACATCAATCCCACATTTAATGTTACTCTTATTATCTCCAAAAATAAAATCACCAAGCCTAAACCTCATATTAGTGTATAATTTCACATCAATATGAAAAACTCCTTCTTTCTTGTCATGTTCAAAATCAGAAACTTGATCATGATCAAAAACCACAACACGTTGCCCAGAGAAAACACCACTCATAACGTTCGTGCTTTTCGTGTATTGGCGGAACGAATTTAACCAGGTTATAACGTCCGTTGAGGCGAATCTTATCCCGTGGTAGGACACGTGTCCCTCAACTTCGTCATAGTAAAAGTTGAGTTTTTTGTTTGGGTTACGTGCCGTGAAGTTGAGTACGAGGTTGTAACGGAGGGTGTTGGTGGTGGTGGTGTAGttgaattgggtgagtttggcTTCATTGACACTGAATCTGAAGGCTCGTGGTTGGACGACGAGGGAGAAAATGAGGAATATCAGACCAATGAGGATGATTATTCCCAAGAGAAGCTTCCAAATTACGCCGAAGAGGCAGCAACAGCATCTTCTACAACGGTTGTGAGGATGCACCGGTGCCATATAGctgctgaaaaattatgaaattgatAATTTTGATAAAAGAGTTTAATAGGAAGTGAATATTGAAGTGTGTTTTGTGGTGAGTGGAATGATGTATATATAAGCACTTAAACAAGTAGGATAAAAGGCGTTGAAAATCAGTTGAAAAGTTCAGAATAGGTGGGCTTGTTTAGTTATCTTGTTATCCACTTGAAATTGAAGTTTCTACTAGTTGACCTGTAAGGAACAGACACGTTAGGCCCTGAGCAGTCACTCGATCCACTTGGATCTCCCAATCCCAAGCACTATCAGACGCGTTGGTTTGGTCTAGGGAGAACTTCATTGCTCAATATATGAAGGGGCCTTCACAAGATGAAGTAAGTTAGCAATAAAAATTTGTTGGGTAGCTGTCGTCATCATCACAACTAattttgatctttttttttttttgaatttaaatgtCTTTGAAGGAAGACATTATTGTTTTTGTCCATGAATTTCACTTAAATGTTGTACTGTCGAAGCTAATAATGTCTTATTTCCTTGCTTTGATACTTAAAATTGATAATTCTAAAGATTTTGGAGATTGTAGACCCATTTATCACTTTGGATGTCTCTACAAAATCATAGCCTAGATATTGCCAACAAGAtttaagaaggttttggaaaataTAATATACGGCCCTGAGCATGTTTAAGGAGACCCGCAACACATAGTCTCAAATAATTAAGATTACAATTCTATGTTAGACTTTATAGAAATATTATAGAAAATAAccaaatagataaataaataatattttgcaTGTAGCACTATCGATTAGTGTGAGTTTTAGTGTGTATAAGATTGCTTGTTTGAGTTTATTTTCAAgatatttgttttattaatttttttaaaaagccaCATTTTATTATTTGTCTCGGGCCCATAATATACCACACCTGGTAATGCCAAGGCATCCGGGAAAATAGAATCATCAAATGTTGATTCAGCCGcattatgaatgaaaaagaaaactGAGAAACTAGGTCAATTTGCACCTTGCAACAATAACTCCTTCATGAGAATCCAGCATATGTAATTGCATCGAGGGGCGGCAAGGACTACTTCGTGAGGATCCAACGTATGTAAACACCTCGAGGGACAGCaagtgtaacacccccaattctatactaaacaaataaggcatatatttgcataaatcagagtaaagaagcatgcatctcacgagggcatTACACAAATTTCgaaataaaacaaacattttatttttaaacatgcaatggtcatttccaaataacacgggatttaaaacaacatgcaaaatcACAgaggaataatcatctcatcaaataaatggtaaaatcggatgattcccatacatcatccaccatgtctcaacatcttggctcaaggccacacattaacaaaatagcatattcaaatacgaatacaatatgagtaaacaaatatctcataacatcgagtcaataaaaatataaaacccAAATCCCATGTGTTACACATGActagagcacaagtgactacttagtcacgacaccttacaagagatctaaatctctaagctaagcctccttcgaatcATCGCTATccacgaaacctgcacgttaccaacaacggataacattcaaacagaagggtgagaattcaacttcttatagaaaatataataatgggaaatgtaaaacacatcaAGAACACAtcccaagaattcatcactcttcacataaacatgcatcatatgcaattaatcaagattcacatattcatgtcatacaacctagctcattcaattccacataCTCATACATGATTtctaaacaatgtacataatcatattctaaatgtacaagttattatcacataatcacatatacatgtttttccaaatatatagatatgtataagattcaccgatgtaacgcaagtatgaacatatatcaccaaattcatatattcatctcTATCTCATTTCACAAacatcatagaatatatttaCATCATTGGAATCGCGTCAttaatatcacaagtatacatGTAATCACCTCTTTTACCCCAtgtatcatcatcaatcaaacatgattcacatatccacacatatatacatatataattagtacatataaattcacatccATGTCACATATGTTTCagtcacatatatcacattcataacacaacaactattcatatcaaatgaatcacaaatccatatatatgtgtcataccctaatttttgacccccctgagatgacatatcttcaggattttcatcaagtcaaagtaagtacccagggcagtctggcattcaatcgagggtgttcaaagacaagaaaactcaggcaaaggatcaatcaatagagggattagtctctaatacaatcataagactcaaaagcctcattattacacctatgattgattaagacacccagtcatctaagtacaggattactcagatcaacagactagggtttggagcctatcaaggactaaaatcagggatcacctttgggaaaccctaaaaagccccaggaaaccattcaaagacattaatcatcttcaaataactcttatgacaagatccactggacattacacctcaattcaaagtctacactcatcattgtcctctggtcgacaattagggt
It contains:
- the LOC131641400 gene encoding NDR1/HIN1-like protein 10 → MAPVHPHNRCRRCCCCLFGVIWKLLLGIIILIGLIFLIFSLVVQPRAFRFSVNEAKLTQFNYTTTTNTLRYNLVLNFTARNPNKKLNFYYDEVEGHVSYHGIRFASTDVITWLNSFRQYTKSTNVMSGVFSGQRVVVFDHDQVSDFEHDKKEGVFHIDVKLYTNMRFRLGDFIFGDNKSNIKCGIDVPFGSNGTKLLNAFEPTTCDVNF
- the LOC131641401 gene encoding uncharacterized protein LOC131641401, whose protein sequence is MALTSSSHQASMIVEFGKSFHVKPETTKFFLKDSKPVIEHINDFESLRVNGYQLQHFFKFQGWMEYFYMLNGATFPYLVKDSWVRAEIYDGDVATIEEIHKVTNNRELKGKSRDETGFPEFKEVGINYALMGVDVTITLNHISKLLGMENVG